In Flavobacterium gelatinilyticum, a genomic segment contains:
- a CDS encoding response regulator has translation MTPNFKAPNSELRRPNILIVDDHPFIIEGYKNAITRYKPKEFEFAIEQAHDCKSAYDLLEQKDVSRFEVAFLDISMPAYEEKDLFSGEDLAKLIMKKIPECKIILLTMYTELLKIKTIIRTINPNGLIIKNDLTFDELLLAFDKVMKNEKYYSQSVVKMLNQSSHNSIEIDEFDKQILFHLSKGTPINEMPHYIPISFNEIEKRRASLKELLKVRSGLDADLVKEAKNKALF, from the coding sequence ATGACACCTAATTTCAAAGCCCCCAATTCGGAATTAAGAAGACCCAATATTTTAATTGTCGACGATCATCCTTTTATCATTGAAGGATATAAAAATGCCATAACCCGCTACAAACCCAAAGAATTTGAATTTGCTATTGAACAGGCTCACGACTGCAAATCGGCGTATGATTTACTGGAGCAAAAAGACGTATCCCGGTTCGAAGTTGCATTTTTAGATATCAGTATGCCCGCGTATGAAGAAAAAGATCTTTTTTCCGGAGAAGACTTGGCCAAGCTGATTATGAAAAAAATACCGGAATGCAAGATTATTTTGCTGACCATGTATACCGAACTGCTAAAAATTAAAACAATTATAAGAACCATTAACCCAAACGGACTTATAATTAAAAACGATCTTACTTTTGATGAACTGCTTCTGGCTTTTGATAAAGTAATGAAAAACGAAAAATATTACAGCCAGTCGGTTGTAAAAATGCTTAATCAGTCATCTCACAATTCAATAGAAATCGATGAATTTGATAAGCAGATTCTGTTTCATTTGTCTAAGGGAACCCCAATAAACGAAATGCCGCATTATATTCCGATTTCTTTTAACGAAATCGAGAAAAGGAGAGCAAGCCTCAAAGAATTACTAAAAGTGCGATCAGGATTAGATGCTGATTTGGTAAAAGAAGCAAAAAACAAAGCGCTTTTTTAA
- the thiL gene encoding thiamine-phosphate kinase produces MIEDKNPQRTSISQLGEFGLIDHLTRNFDVTQESTLKSIGDDAAVLDFKDKKAVVSTDLLIEGVHFDLAYMPLKHLGYKAVVVNISDICAMNAKPTQITVSVAVSNRFPLEALEELFEGITHAAKEYKVDVIGGDTTSSQKGLIISITAIGEADENEITYRNGAKQTDLLVVTGDIGAAYMGLQVLEREKQVFQVNPNNQPDLDPYTYLVERQLKPEARKDVRTLLHALEIKPTSMIDISDGLSSEIIHLCKQSKVGCNLYEDKLPLDPQFISTCEEFNIDSTTVAINGGEDYELLFTIDINDFDKIKGNPNFSIIGHMADESEGVHLVTRANTKIALKARGWDALSE; encoded by the coding sequence ATGATCGAAGATAAAAATCCGCAGCGAACCAGTATATCACAATTAGGTGAGTTTGGCCTGATTGACCACTTAACCCGAAACTTTGATGTTACTCAGGAATCTACTTTAAAAAGTATTGGAGACGATGCTGCCGTTCTTGATTTTAAAGATAAAAAAGCCGTTGTTTCTACCGATTTATTAATTGAAGGTGTTCATTTTGACCTGGCTTACATGCCCCTGAAACATTTGGGTTACAAGGCAGTAGTAGTAAATATATCTGATATTTGCGCAATGAATGCCAAACCGACACAAATTACGGTTTCGGTTGCTGTTTCAAATCGTTTTCCGCTTGAAGCTTTAGAAGAATTATTTGAAGGAATTACGCACGCGGCGAAAGAATATAAAGTAGACGTTATTGGCGGCGACACGACCTCATCTCAAAAAGGACTAATTATCAGCATTACCGCAATTGGTGAAGCAGATGAAAATGAAATTACGTACAGAAACGGTGCTAAACAAACCGATTTACTGGTTGTAACTGGAGATATTGGTGCTGCTTATATGGGATTGCAGGTTTTGGAACGTGAAAAACAGGTTTTTCAGGTAAACCCAAACAATCAGCCTGATTTAGATCCTTATACATATTTGGTCGAAAGACAATTAAAGCCTGAGGCACGCAAAGATGTCCGCACGCTTTTACATGCTCTTGAAATTAAACCAACTTCGATGATCGATATTTCTGACGGTTTATCTTCAGAAATTATTCATTTATGCAAACAGTCAAAAGTGGGTTGTAATTTATATGAAGATAAATTACCGCTGGATCCGCAGTTTATTTCGACCTGTGAAGAGTTTAATATCGACAGTACAACGGTTGCCATTAATGGCGGTGAAGATTATGAACTTTTGTTTACAATCGACATCAACGATTTTGATAAAATTAAAGGGAATCCAAATTTTTCTATAATTGGTCACATGGCCGACGAAAGCGAAGGAGTTCATCTAGTTACACGAGCCAATACTAAAATTGCTTTAAAAGCCCGCGGATGGGATGCTTTGAGTGAATAG
- a CDS encoding DinB family protein gives MKTLEAQVISSEDLLKHWQGHRALTRRLIELFPEKDFFEFSIGGMRPFAKLVDELLSIAVPGLKGIVERDAQPYTEGEEKLIFKAQYLEKWDAATEEINKYWEKLSVEDFNETFKLFGQYEFPIIQNILYFIDNEVHHRGQAYVYLRALNIEPPFFWER, from the coding sequence ATGAAAACATTAGAAGCACAAGTAATCAGTTCAGAAGATTTATTAAAACACTGGCAGGGACACAGAGCGTTAACACGTCGTTTAATCGAACTTTTTCCGGAGAAGGATTTCTTTGAATTTTCAATAGGAGGGATGCGTCCGTTTGCAAAATTAGTTGACGAACTTTTAAGCATCGCAGTTCCGGGACTTAAAGGAATTGTAGAGCGTGATGCACAGCCTTATACAGAAGGTGAGGAGAAATTGATTTTTAAAGCACAGTATCTGGAAAAATGGGATGCAGCTACAGAAGAAATCAATAAATACTGGGAGAAGCTGTCTGTTGAAGATTTCAACGAAACGTTTAAACTGTTCGGGCAATATGAATTCCCTATTATTCAGAACATTTTGTATTTTATTGATAATGAAGTACACCACCGCGGACAAGCTTATGTATATTTAAGAGCTTTAAATATTGAACCGCCGTTTTTCTGGGAAAGATAA
- a CDS encoding helix-turn-helix transcriptional regulator: MLDETPKRFDRIVAILIQLQSKKIVKAQELADRFECSLRTIYRDIRTLEASGVPIYSEAGVGYALMEGYRLPPVMFTREEVSSFIAAEKLMQKFTDPSLGTHYASAMFKLKSVLRSGDKDYLSNIESRVVMQTAEPMFNDNSPNTLAVLFESIAEKKQILLSYKTFGKDELTQRNLEPVGVFHDNNSWYFLGYCHLRNDYRQFRTDRIQNLQKTDLDFTLEHDSLETYLNKTETIPATKVRLLVEKKISRYLCFERKYHGFVSEKEIDEKHVEMTFMSRDTENGFPRWFLMFGDYATILEPASLKVRTLELLELNKKRLL, encoded by the coding sequence GCAGTCTAAAAAAATTGTAAAAGCACAGGAATTAGCCGATCGTTTTGAGTGCAGTTTGAGAACTATTTACCGAGATATTCGAACTTTGGAAGCATCCGGTGTTCCCATTTACAGCGAAGCCGGTGTGGGTTATGCTTTAATGGAAGGTTACAGACTTCCTCCGGTGATGTTTACACGAGAAGAAGTAAGCAGTTTTATTGCAGCCGAAAAACTGATGCAGAAATTTACGGATCCATCTTTGGGCACACATTATGCATCGGCAATGTTTAAACTGAAATCTGTTTTACGGAGCGGTGATAAAGATTATCTTTCTAATATTGAATCGCGGGTTGTAATGCAGACAGCAGAACCCATGTTCAATGATAATTCTCCTAATACACTGGCAGTTTTGTTTGAAAGCATAGCCGAAAAGAAACAGATTTTACTCTCGTACAAAACTTTTGGAAAAGATGAATTAACGCAGCGCAATCTGGAACCTGTGGGCGTTTTTCACGATAACAACAGTTGGTATTTTTTAGGATATTGTCATTTACGAAACGATTACAGACAATTTAGAACAGACCGGATTCAAAACCTGCAAAAAACGGATCTGGATTTTACCTTAGAACACGATTCTTTAGAGACATATCTTAATAAAACAGAAACTATCCCCGCAACAAAAGTCCGTCTTTTAGTTGAAAAGAAAATATCGAGATATTTATGTTTCGAAAGGAAATATCATGGTTTTGTTTCTGAAAAAGAAATAGATGAAAAACATGTCGAAATGACTTTTATGAGCCGTGATACAGAAAACGGTTTTCCGCGCTGGTTTTTAATGTTTGGTGATTATGCAACCATTCTTGAACCCGCAAGTTTAAAAGTAAGGACTTTAGAATTATTGGAACTCAACAAAAAAAGGCTTTTATAA